The following proteins are encoded in a genomic region of Brachypodium distachyon strain Bd21 chromosome 1, Brachypodium_distachyon_v3.0, whole genome shotgun sequence:
- the LOC106866111 gene encoding uncharacterized protein LOC106866111, whose product MAAACSLSLLLPLAPPAIPAPALFFSRSAASRRAWNAGGGCGGATGRLRLTRLRPAAAVAEEVEQTEAMMRVAADDESITATVVSALLTIAFVGLSLLTIGVIYLGVQDFLQKRESEKFAREEEERQKEEARKKRAKARGKKRNRQ is encoded by the exons ATGGCGGCAGCGTGCTCCCTCTCGCTCCTCCTACCCCTCGCGCCACCAGCAATACCCGCGCCGGCGCTCTTCTTCTCGAGATCTGCTGCTTCTCGCCGTGCTTGGAATGCCGGGGGAGGATGCGGAGGCGCCACGGGACGCTTGCGCCTCACGAGGCTGCgccctgctgccgccgtcgccgaagAAGTGGAGCAGACCGAGGCCATGATGAGGGTGGCTGCCGACGACGAAAGCATCACCGCTACCGTAGTTTCCGCGCTGCTCACCATCGCGTTCGTCGGTCTCTCGCTCCTCACCATCGGG GTGATTTATCTGGGGGTGCAGGACTTCTTGCAGAAGAGGGAGAGCGAGAAGTTTGcgagggaagaggaagagaggcagaaagaggaggcgaggaagaagagggccAAGGCGaggggaaagaaaagaaatcggCAATGA
- the LOC100834539 gene encoding uncharacterized protein LOC100834539 encodes MAGDRLSWARLLKWSLSYIDGARPSRAISEEERMWLAEAVERHMAADVVSRMREIALLMSTPPSVLEAQGITPDDIEGLLAELQVHVESIDIANDLHSVGGLVPVIKYLRNSNARIRAKAADVVTTVVQNNPTSQQLVMEASGFEPLLSNFISDPDLTARIKALGALSSLIRNNKPGVAAFRLANGYAGLRDALSSESARFQRKALNLTHYLLSESHSDCSVFAQLGFPRVMMTLVSSNDSGVREAALGGLLELARDTTLGNRSLLADQDRLRRLLWRRIQSIRMMAPEDLDAAREERQLVDSLWIACYHEPSTLQQEGLLVLPGEESFEQPPDVAGRFFEPLRRQSVGRAPPDERSEPVSGTVGGMMMLLGPAPGNSLSN; translated from the exons ATGGCCGGGGATCGTCTGAGCTGGGCGAGGCTGCTCAAATGGAGCCTCTCCTACATCGACGGCGCGCGGCCTTCTCGCGCCATCAG cgaggaggagcggaTGTGgctggcggaggcggtggagcgGCACATGGCGGCCGACGTGGTGAGCCGCATGAGGGAGATCGCGCTGCTCATGAGCACCCCGCCCTCCGTCCTGGAGGCGCAGGGCATAACTCCTGACGACATCGAAG GTTTGCTGGCTGAGCTACAGGTACATGTGGAGTCTATCGACATAGCGAATG ATCTGCATTCTGTTGGTGGCTTGGTTCCGGTTATCAAGTACCTCAGGAATTCTAATGCTCGTATCCGAGCTAAAGCGGCAGATGTGGTAACAACAGTTGTTCAGAACAATCCAACTAGTCAGCAGCTGGTCATGGAAGCTAGTGGTTTTGAGCCCCTCTTATCTAACTTCATATCAGATCCTGATCTCACTGCTCGCATAAAAGCTCTTGGTGCGCTATCAT CCTTGATCCGGAACAACAAACCTGGAGTTGCTGCATTTCGTCTAGCCAATGGATATGCAGGACTGAGAGATGCATTGAGCTCAGAGAGTGCCAGGTTTCAGAG GAAAGCACTGAACCTGACTCATTATCTGCTCAGTGAAAGCCATTCCGATTGCTCGGTATTTGCACAGCTAGGTTTCCCCCGTGTCATGATGACTTTGGTATCCAGCAATGACTCTGGTGTTCGAGAAGCAGCATTAGGAGGCCTGCTTGAGCTTGCAAGGGACACAACTCTAGGAAATAGAAGTTTACTAGCAGACCAGGACAGGCTTCGACGTCTTCTATGGAGACGTATACAAAGCATAAGGATGATGGCTCCTGAAGATCTGGATGCTGCACGAGAGGAGAGACAACTTGTGGACTCATTGTGGATTGCATGCTACCATGAACCATCTACACTTCAGCAGGAAGGGCTCCTTGTTTTGCCTGGGGAGGAATCTTTCGAGCAACCTCCTGATGTGGCAGGTAGGTTCTTTGAGCCACTGCGCCGACAATCAGTAGGCAGGGCACCTCCTGATGAGAGATCAGAGCCAGTAAGTGGAACTGTGGGAGGAATGATGATGCTCTTAGGTCCCGCACCAGGCAACTCACTGAGTAACTGA